One window of the Flavobacteriaceae bacterium YJPT1-3 genome contains the following:
- the porU gene encoding type IX secretion system sortase PorU has protein sequence MKTIFTFLLLFLTLFSWGQTKRLQINWEAEVTVATGKGVQKIPGFEQRFMSYVPDYGLRYVNQWKASSDFDPAFAKAENIQYQSISVQELGALDPSSIPTGPEFKCYRVRARDEQRVAVEISPIIKRNGRYQKIVSFEVNLPRSNGKSAAFPKVIVNSVLAQGDFYRFYVDRTGVFRLDRNFLRSLGMNVEAIDVSRLKIYGNGGQMLPLRNSDNTVFDLRENAIQIVGGEDGSFDNGDYILFYGEGTRGFNAESLTHINAYADRSYYYITADGALGQRITDLVQPTTSPSVTYTTFDDYQFHEEDLESLVKIGRRWFGERFDFENEQSFSFNFPNRTSAPIDLRVFVAAISESNTNFTLSVNGQVVDDLPLVPITDVTLARGNAYSTYENPNSDTPVAVTGDEITVTLSYDNGGNPGSIGYLDFIGLGAERNLQGTDAQFMFQKLEAATASGVAQYQLSTMQAYSAIWEVTNPESITALSNAEGSGNINFNSTLGVARKFIALRPDDFYTPLTDNTAVVANQNLKGTLLTDGQGGFQDVDYLMVTSELLRPEAERLAQHNRDFRGLSVRVVTDQQIYNEFSSGKQDIGAIRNLVRYLYENASAPENRIQYLCLFGDTSVDYKDRLAGNNNVLPSFQAYNSFSLVGGFMSDDFFGYMDPEEGYTENFSGQGIYAPDLPNGGADLLDIAVGRIVVDSPQLARAVVDKIINYDQQASYGRWRTNFVLVSDDVDPRSNGGNDSDLQQSLDDLGDEIGLQRPEINVVKIHADSYQQETAAGGDRYPTVNEAIADAIEVGSLVMTYLGHGGEDTLAAEFIFTQDNAEDLANGERLPLIVTVTCEFTKFDNPLRPTGGEKAFWNAQGGAIGLVTTTREIFVGLGKQFNEELAPNLFAFGTNNIRSVAENVRETKNMISNPIRKVIFMVGDPAMKLAFPKPSVQLTAINDQPITQADTLQALGRVKISGQVVNASGQLIPDYNGNLAVTLYDKRVDRQTLGNDGVTNSSGELIIMDFTTLGNILFRGQATVTNGTFEVSFVMPRDTAIPLGNGRLSFYASRSGALEDQSGANQSIIVGGLNENAPEDNEGPLIRLFMNDESFVNGGITNSSPFLLAKLEDENGINTASGIGHDILAILDGDETEPIILNDFYEADPDDFTRGTVLRKLRDLAPGLHTLTLKAWDTYNNSSMADITFVVAGDEEIELENVLNYPNPFVNYTEFWFNHNRPFEPLEVQVQIFTITGKVVKTINQTVMTNGFLARDIIWDGRDDFGDRIGKGVYIYTITVKSTLTNKRVEKTEKLVIL, from the coding sequence GTGAAAACCATATTTACTTTCTTACTGCTTTTTCTTACTCTGTTCAGCTGGGGGCAAACTAAGCGCCTGCAGATCAATTGGGAGGCTGAAGTGACCGTGGCTACCGGTAAGGGGGTACAGAAAATTCCCGGGTTCGAGCAGCGCTTCATGAGCTACGTGCCCGACTACGGTTTACGCTACGTCAACCAATGGAAGGCTTCTTCTGATTTTGACCCCGCTTTCGCGAAAGCAGAAAATATCCAATACCAGTCCATATCAGTTCAGGAGTTAGGCGCTTTAGATCCGAGCTCCATTCCAACCGGTCCGGAATTTAAATGTTATCGTGTTAGGGCTCGCGATGAACAACGGGTAGCTGTGGAGATCAGTCCCATCATCAAACGCAATGGCCGGTATCAGAAGATCGTTTCTTTTGAGGTCAACCTGCCACGTTCCAATGGCAAGTCGGCTGCCTTTCCCAAAGTGATCGTCAATTCGGTGCTGGCTCAAGGCGATTTCTATCGATTCTATGTCGATCGTACCGGGGTATTTCGTCTGGATCGCAATTTCCTGAGATCGTTGGGGATGAATGTGGAGGCCATTGATGTAAGCCGACTTAAAATTTATGGGAATGGCGGACAAATGCTTCCTTTACGCAACAGTGATAATACGGTATTCGATCTGCGTGAGAATGCCATTCAGATCGTAGGAGGGGAAGATGGGTCTTTTGATAATGGGGATTATATTTTATTCTACGGCGAGGGCACGCGCGGCTTCAATGCAGAGAGCCTAACCCACATTAACGCCTATGCTGATCGCTCCTATTATTACATCACCGCAGACGGAGCACTCGGCCAGCGAATTACTGATCTGGTACAACCCACAACGTCACCTTCCGTAACCTATACCACCTTTGATGATTATCAATTTCATGAGGAGGATTTAGAAAGTCTGGTTAAGATCGGTCGACGCTGGTTTGGCGAACGTTTCGATTTTGAGAATGAACAGTCGTTCAGTTTCAATTTCCCCAATCGCACTTCAGCACCCATAGACCTAAGGGTTTTTGTCGCGGCGATCTCTGAGTCGAATACCAACTTCACCTTAAGTGTTAACGGCCAAGTAGTGGACGATCTCCCCTTGGTGCCCATTACCGATGTGACCCTGGCTCGCGGTAATGCCTACAGTACCTATGAAAATCCAAACAGTGATACTCCCGTTGCCGTGACCGGAGATGAGATCACAGTGACGCTTAGCTATGATAATGGCGGCAATCCGGGAAGTATTGGGTACCTTGATTTTATAGGCTTGGGTGCGGAAAGGAACCTGCAGGGTACCGATGCTCAATTTATGTTTCAAAAACTGGAGGCTGCTACCGCCAGTGGGGTCGCTCAATACCAATTGAGCACTATGCAAGCCTATTCGGCAATTTGGGAAGTAACCAATCCGGAGAGCATTACGGCCTTGTCTAATGCTGAGGGCTCAGGGAACATTAATTTTAACTCCACTTTGGGGGTGGCACGCAAATTCATTGCCCTGCGTCCGGATGATTTTTACACGCCCCTTACCGACAATACGGCGGTCGTCGCCAATCAAAATTTAAAAGGAACGCTCTTGACAGACGGGCAAGGAGGTTTTCAGGATGTGGATTATCTGATGGTTACTTCAGAACTGCTTCGGCCGGAAGCAGAGCGTCTGGCCCAACACAACAGAGACTTCAGGGGCTTGAGCGTGCGCGTGGTGACTGATCAGCAGATCTACAACGAATTCAGTTCGGGTAAGCAGGATATTGGTGCCATCCGGAATTTGGTGCGTTACCTCTATGAAAACGCCTCCGCACCGGAGAACCGAATACAATACCTCTGTCTTTTTGGAGATACCTCCGTAGACTATAAAGATCGCCTGGCCGGGAATAATAATGTGTTGCCCAGTTTTCAAGCGTACAACAGTTTTTCGCTCGTCGGCGGATTTATGTCTGATGACTTCTTTGGTTATATGGATCCGGAGGAAGGCTATACGGAAAATTTTTCCGGACAGGGGATCTACGCGCCGGATCTTCCTAACGGGGGAGCAGATCTGCTCGACATTGCGGTAGGTCGTATTGTGGTAGATAGTCCGCAACTGGCCCGAGCCGTGGTAGACAAGATAATTAACTACGATCAGCAAGCCTCTTACGGTCGCTGGCGCACCAATTTTGTACTGGTCTCCGACGATGTGGATCCACGATCCAACGGCGGTAATGACAGTGACCTGCAGCAAAGTCTGGATGATCTGGGCGATGAGATTGGTTTGCAGCGACCGGAGATCAATGTGGTCAAGATTCACGCTGATTCCTACCAACAGGAAACGGCTGCGGGCGGGGATCGCTATCCCACGGTCAATGAGGCCATTGCCGATGCCATCGAAGTGGGCTCTCTGGTCATGACCTATCTGGGGCACGGAGGAGAAGACACGCTGGCTGCCGAATTCATTTTTACACAGGACAATGCAGAAGACCTGGCCAATGGAGAACGATTGCCTTTGATCGTAACGGTTACCTGCGAGTTCACCAAATTTGACAATCCCTTGCGTCCTACCGGGGGAGAAAAAGCCTTTTGGAATGCACAGGGTGGAGCCATCGGTCTGGTGACGACCACCCGGGAGATCTTTGTTGGACTGGGTAAACAGTTCAATGAAGAACTGGCGCCAAACCTTTTTGCTTTTGGCACCAATAACATACGCAGTGTGGCAGAGAATGTTCGGGAAACGAAGAATATGATCTCCAACCCCATTCGAAAAGTCATTTTTATGGTGGGTGATCCGGCCATGAAACTGGCCTTTCCTAAACCCAGCGTGCAATTGACGGCCATCAACGATCAGCCCATCACTCAAGCAGATACCTTACAAGCCTTAGGCCGGGTAAAGATTTCAGGCCAGGTGGTCAATGCTTCCGGGCAGTTGATCCCGGATTACAATGGAAACCTGGCCGTAACCCTTTATGACAAACGCGTAGATCGACAGACCCTGGGCAACGACGGAGTGACCAACAGCAGTGGAGAGTTGATCATCATGGACTTTACCACCTTGGGTAATATTTTATTCCGGGGTCAGGCCACTGTGACCAACGGAACCTTTGAGGTGTCTTTTGTGATGCCCCGGGATACTGCTATTCCACTGGGAAATGGCCGACTCAGTTTCTACGCCTCCCGATCGGGAGCACTCGAAGATCAGTCGGGTGCCAACCAGTCCATTATTGTAGGAGGATTGAATGAGAATGCTCCTGAAGATAATGAGGGTCCTTTGATACGACTGTTCATGAACGACGAGAGTTTTGTTAATGGAGGCATCACCAACAGTTCTCCCTTTCTCTTAGCGAAGTTGGAAGATGAAAATGGGATCAATACCGCCAGCGGGATCGGTCATGATATTTTGGCCATTCTGGATGGAGATGAGACCGAACCCATAATCCTCAATGATTTTTATGAAGCCGACCCCGACGATTTTACCCGCGGAACCGTGCTCCGTAAATTGAGGGATTTAGCGCCCGGCTTGCATACGCTCACCCTTAAAGCCTGGGATACCTATAACAATTCATCCATGGCTGACATCACTTTTGTGGTGGCCGGAGACGAAGAGATCGAGTTGGAGAATGTGCTCAATTATCCGAATCCCTTTGTGAATTATACCGAATTTTGGTTCAATCATAACCGTCCCTTTGAGCCGCTTGAAGTACAGGTTCAGATATTTACCATTACCGGTAAAGTGGTGAAAACCATCAACCAAACCGTCATGACCAACGGATTCCTCGCTCGCGATATCATCTGGGATGGACGCGATGATTTTGGAGACCGTATTGGGAAAGGCGTCTACATTTATACCATTACGGTGAAAAGCACGTTAACCAATAAGCGGGTTGAAAAAACCGAGAAGCTGGTCATCCTGTAA
- the porV gene encoding type IX secretion system outer membrane channel protein PorV, with protein MKKSVFFLTAFYILSISWTYAQGAPQDSRVITTGVPFLTIAADARAAGMGDQGVATAPDGFSQQWNPAKFAFIEQSQAVGITYTPYLSELVNDIFLGSLNYYNRINEQSAFAASFRYFSLGDIEFRDTADQVPLIQSPNEFTFDVSYALRLDPRFSMAVAGRYLRSDLRLTGVDGDTQAAGSFGVDIAGYYQSEEIPYNTFDGRWRAGFNFSNLGPKIKYDEAGQENFIPSNMRLGGGFDFILDGFNTIAVGLEFNKLLVPTPPVRDENGDVIAGEDDDVSFITGIFQSFGDAPDGFSEELKEFTWSLGTEYSYDDKFLLRAGYFNESDEKGGRKFATLGAGFKLNVVDIDVSYLFSTSNVTRSPLERTLRFSLTFNFGDEYVEY; from the coding sequence ATGAAGAAATCCGTATTCTTTCTCACGGCATTTTATATTCTCAGTATTTCTTGGACATACGCTCAAGGAGCCCCGCAAGATTCACGAGTGATCACCACTGGAGTTCCTTTTCTGACTATCGCGGCCGATGCACGAGCAGCGGGTATGGGGGATCAAGGTGTTGCTACCGCTCCGGATGGTTTTTCACAACAATGGAATCCTGCAAAATTTGCGTTTATTGAACAAAGTCAGGCGGTGGGGATCACCTACACGCCCTACTTAAGCGAACTGGTGAACGATATTTTTTTAGGAAGCTTAAACTATTACAACCGTATCAACGAACAGAGCGCTTTTGCTGCCAGTTTCCGATACTTTAGCCTGGGTGATATTGAATTTAGAGATACGGCCGATCAGGTGCCCCTGATACAAAGTCCTAACGAGTTCACCTTTGATGTTTCTTATGCCTTGCGGCTGGATCCGCGGTTTTCCATGGCGGTAGCCGGGCGCTATTTGCGCTCTGATCTCCGATTGACCGGGGTGGATGGAGATACGCAGGCAGCCGGTTCTTTTGGAGTAGACATCGCCGGTTATTACCAATCGGAAGAGATACCTTACAATACGTTTGACGGCCGGTGGAGAGCAGGTTTTAATTTCTCCAATCTGGGTCCCAAGATCAAATACGATGAAGCCGGACAAGAAAATTTCATTCCCTCCAACATGCGTTTGGGAGGAGGCTTCGATTTTATTCTCGATGGATTCAATACGATCGCTGTAGGCTTAGAATTCAACAAATTGTTAGTGCCTACTCCACCCGTTCGCGATGAGAATGGCGATGTGATCGCCGGAGAAGATGATGACGTGAGCTTCATAACCGGGATCTTCCAGTCCTTTGGAGACGCCCCTGATGGGTTTAGCGAAGAGCTTAAAGAATTTACCTGGTCTTTGGGAACGGAGTATTCCTATGACGACAAATTTCTGTTACGCGCCGGTTACTTCAATGAAAGTGATGAGAAAGGAGGGCGTAAATTCGCTACGCTGGGCGCCGGTTTTAAATTGAACGTGGTCGACATCGATGTTTCTTATTTATTCTCTACTTCCAACGTCACCCGCAGTCCGCTGGAACGGACCCTGCGATTCTCTTTAACGTTCAATTTTGGGGACGAATACGTAGAATACTAG
- a CDS encoding cytidine deaminase → MKTIHISTQFTIYDHLEDCPPEIQDLMQQAIQARKKSYSPYSKFSVGAALLLENGSTVTGSNQENACYPAGLCAERTALFYAGAQYPQETMTAMAITASAADLETLEPVPPCGSCRQALSEYEVKQKMPLALYFMGASGKVMYSPSVENILPLLFTKKYL, encoded by the coding sequence GTGAAAACGATACACATATCCACTCAGTTTACCATTTACGATCATCTGGAAGACTGCCCGCCTGAGATTCAGGATTTGATGCAGCAAGCAATCCAAGCCAGAAAGAAATCGTACTCCCCCTATTCTAAATTCAGCGTAGGAGCGGCCTTGCTCCTGGAAAACGGAAGCACCGTCACCGGCAGTAATCAGGAGAATGCCTGCTATCCCGCCGGACTCTGTGCAGAGCGGACCGCACTATTCTATGCCGGGGCTCAGTACCCTCAGGAGACGATGACCGCCATGGCCATCACTGCCAGCGCGGCCGATCTGGAAACGCTGGAGCCGGTGCCACCCTGTGGCTCCTGCCGACAAGCGCTATCGGAATACGAAGTTAAGCAAAAGATGCCTTTGGCTCTCTATTTTATGGGTGCCTCCGGCAAGGTCATGTACAGCCCTTCTGTAGAGAATATTTTACCCCTGCTTTTTACCAAAAAGTACCTATAA
- the pdhA gene encoding pyruvate dehydrogenase (acetyl-transferring) E1 component subunit alpha, with product MKKITKETYLNWYEEMLFWRKFEDKLAQVYIQQKVRGFLHLYNGQEAILAGALHAMDLSKDKMITAYRNHVQPIGMGVDPKRVMAELYGKGTGTSHGLGGSMHIFSKEHRFYGGHGIVGGQIPLGAGLAFADKYFKRDAVTLCFFGDGAARQGSLHETFNMAMNWKLPVVFCVENNGYAMGTSVKRTANHEEIYKLGLGYDMPCGPVDAMNPTKVAEAFDEAIDRARRGDGPTFLELKTYRYRGHSMSDAQKYRTKEEVAEYQKIDPIIQVKDIILEKKYATEAELKKIDKRVKERVAECEKFAEESPWPEKNVMYDVVYEQEDYPFIPHKL from the coding sequence ATGAAAAAAATTACCAAAGAAACGTATCTCAACTGGTACGAAGAAATGCTTTTCTGGCGAAAATTTGAAGACAAATTGGCCCAGGTTTATATCCAACAGAAAGTTCGCGGTTTCCTCCACCTCTACAACGGACAGGAAGCTATTTTGGCCGGAGCGCTGCATGCGATGGATCTGTCTAAAGACAAAATGATCACGGCATACCGCAATCACGTACAGCCTATCGGTATGGGTGTGGATCCTAAGCGCGTCATGGCGGAACTTTACGGAAAGGGTACTGGTACTTCGCACGGACTTGGTGGATCGATGCATATTTTCTCCAAAGAACATCGCTTCTATGGAGGGCATGGAATTGTAGGCGGTCAAATCCCCCTGGGAGCCGGTCTGGCATTTGCCGACAAGTATTTCAAGCGCGATGCGGTCACCTTGTGTTTCTTTGGCGATGGTGCTGCTCGTCAGGGATCCTTACATGAGACGTTCAACATGGCCATGAATTGGAAATTGCCAGTGGTGTTTTGTGTGGAAAATAATGGTTATGCCATGGGTACCAGCGTGAAGCGTACCGCTAACCACGAAGAAATATATAAATTAGGTTTGGGGTACGATATGCCTTGCGGTCCGGTGGATGCCATGAACCCGACCAAGGTGGCTGAAGCCTTTGATGAGGCGATCGATCGCGCTCGTCGTGGTGACGGACCTACCTTTTTAGAATTAAAAACCTACCGTTACCGCGGTCACTCCATGAGTGATGCTCAGAAGTACCGTACCAAAGAAGAGGTGGCTGAATATCAGAAGATCGACCCGATCATCCAGGTAAAAGACATCATCCTCGAGAAGAAATACGCCACGGAAGCGGAACTTAAAAAGATCGATAAACGCGTGAAAGAGCGTGTTGCGGAATGTGAAAAATTTGCAGAAGAGAGTCCGTGGCCAGAAAAGAACGTCATGTACGATGTTGTCTATGAACAAGAAGACTATCCTTTTATTCCTCATAAATTATAA
- a CDS encoding pyruvate dehydrogenase complex dihydrolipoamide acetyltransferase → MAEVIKMPRLSDTMEEGTVAQWLKKKGDKVEEGDILAEIETDKATMEFESFYEGTLLHIGIQEGETADVDALLAIIGEEGEDISALIDGGGDPKTEEKSESESEDSAAQEDSEKETEIQDDTSEEDASESTDEVPEGVEVVNMPRLSDTMEEGTVATWLKKEGDTVEEGDILAEIETDKATMEFESFYAGTLLHIGIDEGETAKVDSLLAIIGPEGTDVSGIIANAKSGSGSKKSAPKKEEPKKEESKAEAAPKKEESKKEEAPKAEAPKKKSAKSSSDGRIIASPLAKRLAEEKGIDLNQVEGTGDHGRIVRRDIENYTPSAASSGLAQFEPTGEESFEEVNNSQMRKAIAKSLSKSKFTAPHYYLNVEFNMENAMAFRSQFNQLPDTKISYNDMIVLATAMALKQHPQVNSQWFDDKMRLNHHVHIGVAVAVPDGLVVPVVRFANEKKLQQINAEVKELAGKARDKKLKLEEMEGSTFTISNLGMFGITDFTSIINQPNSAILSVGAIVEKPVVKEGKIVVGHTMKLTMACDHRTVDGATGAQFLQTLKTYIENPVLMLA, encoded by the coding sequence ATGGCAGAAGTAATCAAAATGCCCCGCTTGAGCGATACCATGGAAGAAGGAACCGTGGCTCAATGGCTTAAGAAGAAGGGAGACAAAGTTGAAGAAGGAGATATTCTGGCCGAGATCGAAACCGATAAAGCCACGATGGAGTTTGAGTCTTTTTACGAAGGGACTTTATTGCACATAGGAATTCAGGAAGGAGAAACCGCCGATGTAGATGCCCTTTTGGCAATCATCGGTGAAGAAGGAGAAGACATTAGCGCTTTGATTGACGGCGGCGGCGATCCGAAGACTGAGGAAAAGAGCGAGAGTGAATCGGAAGATTCGGCAGCTCAAGAAGATTCAGAAAAAGAGACCGAAATCCAAGATGACACTTCAGAAGAAGATGCATCAGAATCTACTGATGAGGTTCCCGAAGGTGTAGAGGTGGTGAATATGCCTCGCCTTAGTGATACCATGGAAGAGGGTACGGTAGCGACCTGGCTGAAAAAAGAAGGGGACACTGTAGAAGAAGGAGATATCCTGGCTGAGATCGAGACCGACAAGGCGACCATGGAATTTGAGTCCTTTTATGCGGGTACTTTACTCCACATTGGCATTGATGAAGGCGAAACGGCCAAGGTCGATAGCCTTTTAGCGATCATTGGTCCGGAAGGCACCGATGTGTCCGGAATTATTGCCAACGCAAAAAGCGGTTCCGGAAGTAAAAAATCAGCGCCCAAAAAAGAAGAACCTAAAAAAGAAGAATCTAAGGCAGAGGCTGCCCCTAAAAAAGAAGAATCTAAAAAAGAAGAGGCTCCTAAGGCAGAAGCACCTAAAAAGAAAAGCGCCAAGTCGTCCAGTGATGGTCGCATTATCGCTTCTCCCTTAGCCAAACGTTTGGCGGAAGAGAAAGGGATTGACCTGAACCAGGTAGAGGGAACCGGAGATCACGGTCGAATCGTTCGTCGCGATATTGAGAATTATACGCCCAGCGCTGCATCAAGCGGACTGGCACAATTCGAGCCCACCGGAGAGGAAAGCTTTGAAGAAGTGAACAACTCTCAAATGCGCAAAGCGATCGCAAAAAGTCTTTCGAAATCGAAATTTACCGCGCCGCATTACTACCTGAATGTTGAGTTCAATATGGAGAATGCCATGGCCTTCCGATCGCAATTCAATCAATTGCCGGATACCAAGATCTCCTACAACGATATGATCGTTTTGGCCACAGCTATGGCCTTAAAACAACATCCGCAGGTAAACTCACAGTGGTTTGATGACAAGATGCGCCTCAATCACCACGTACACATAGGGGTGGCGGTGGCCGTACCTGATGGATTGGTGGTGCCTGTGGTACGCTTTGCCAACGAAAAGAAATTGCAGCAGATCAATGCTGAAGTTAAAGAGCTGGCCGGAAAAGCACGCGACAAAAAGCTAAAGCTTGAAGAAATGGAGGGCAGTACCTTCACGATTTCCAATTTGGGGATGTTCGGGATCACCGACTTTACCTCCATCATCAATCAGCCCAACTCGGCGATACTATCCGTAGGGGCCATTGTGGAGAAACCGGTGGTTAAAGAAGGTAAGATAGTCGTTGGACATACCATGAAATTAACCATGGCCTGTGATCACCGAACGGTGGACGGAGCTACCGGGGCGCAGTTTTTACAGACCTTGAAAACCTATATCGAGAATCCGGTATTGATGCTGGCTTAA
- a CDS encoding M20/M25/M40 family metallo-hydrolase, whose product MRKLLLLSALLALMACKPAQPNAPIITSANAALNTTVSPAYQATNSSVQAIMSVLASDALEGRDTGSEGINRAAVFIENYFKEHNVQPYFEEYRDFFDVNGTKAYNVVGVVPGNDPQLKDQFIVIGAHYDHIGRITPKDGDAIANGANDNASGTTTVLELAQAFAKANNNKRSIIFALFSAEERGLKGSAHLAQRLKEQGLDLYTMFNVEMTGVPMTTEDYLVYLTGYDRSNLAEQFNTYTGTTTIGFLPQAKEFNLFMRSDNYPFYEVFKVPSHTVSTFDFTNYAYYHQVDDELELMNFDHMAKVVNALFPGLQQMANSAERPIEMTQE is encoded by the coding sequence ATGCGAAAACTACTACTACTCAGCGCGCTATTGGCCCTAATGGCCTGCAAACCGGCGCAACCCAACGCACCCATAATCACTTCGGCAAACGCAGCGCTCAATACTACTGTATCTCCAGCGTATCAGGCGACAAACTCCAGCGTACAAGCCATCATGTCTGTCCTGGCCAGTGACGCTTTGGAGGGACGAGATACAGGAAGTGAGGGGATCAATCGTGCAGCCGTTTTCATCGAAAACTACTTTAAGGAACACAACGTTCAGCCCTATTTTGAGGAATATCGGGACTTCTTTGACGTGAATGGAACCAAGGCTTACAATGTGGTGGGTGTAGTGCCCGGAAATGATCCGCAGTTAAAGGATCAATTCATCGTCATTGGAGCGCATTATGATCATATTGGACGTATCACACCCAAGGATGGCGATGCTATTGCCAACGGAGCCAATGACAATGCGAGTGGAACGACTACCGTACTGGAACTGGCGCAAGCTTTCGCGAAAGCGAACAACAACAAACGATCGATAATTTTCGCTTTATTCTCTGCGGAAGAACGCGGACTCAAGGGCTCGGCACATCTGGCACAACGCCTTAAGGAGCAAGGCTTGGATCTTTACACCATGTTTAATGTGGAAATGACCGGAGTGCCCATGACCACTGAAGACTATTTAGTCTATCTCACCGGCTACGACCGATCCAACTTGGCGGAACAATTCAACACCTACACCGGAACAACAACCATTGGATTTCTACCACAGGCCAAAGAATTCAATTTATTCATGCGCAGCGATAACTATCCCTTCTATGAGGTTTTCAAGGTGCCTTCTCATACGGTATCGACCTTCGATTTTACTAACTATGCGTACTATCACCAGGTGGATGATGAGTTGGAGTTGATGAACTTCGATCATATGGCCAAAGTGGTCAATGCCTTGTTCCCCGGATTGCAGCAAATGGCGAATTCAGCTGAACGGCCTATCGAAATGACGCAAGAATGA
- a CDS encoding SDR family oxidoreductase, translating to MKKVVLTGTSRGIGFELAKVFVEHGHEVLALSRNEQPINDLGLDRLHAIPCDLTQEEDLQKAEAWIKEHWNQVDILIHNAGALVNKPFEETGWADFERVYAVNVFAVAGLTRVLIPYMQSGSHVLTISSMGGVQGSAKFPGLAAYSSSKGAVITLSELLAEEYKEQGIAFNVVALGAVQTEMLEEAFPGYQAPVSPQQMAAYLYCLAVEGNQFYNGKILPVSASTP from the coding sequence ATGAAGAAAGTAGTGCTAACAGGAACGAGTCGGGGAATTGGTTTTGAACTGGCCAAAGTATTTGTGGAACACGGACATGAAGTGCTCGCGCTTTCGCGAAATGAACAACCCATCAACGATCTTGGTTTGGATCGCCTTCATGCAATTCCCTGTGATCTTACACAAGAAGAAGATCTACAGAAAGCAGAAGCCTGGATTAAGGAACATTGGAATCAGGTGGATATCCTTATCCATAATGCTGGTGCGCTGGTCAATAAGCCCTTTGAGGAAACCGGCTGGGCTGATTTTGAACGGGTGTATGCGGTCAATGTATTCGCAGTAGCCGGATTGACCCGGGTTTTGATCCCTTATATGCAATCGGGTAGCCATGTGCTGACCATCAGCAGTATGGGCGGCGTACAGGGAAGTGCGAAATTTCCCGGTCTGGCCGCCTATAGCTCCAGTAAAGGGGCTGTGATCACCCTTTCTGAATTGTTGGCAGAAGAGTATAAAGAACAAGGCATAGCCTTTAATGTGGTCGCCCTTGGAGCGGTTCAGACCGAAATGCTCGAAGAGGCATTCCCGGGCTATCAAGCTCCGGTCAGCCCTCAGCAAATGGCTGCTTACTTATACTGCCTTGCTGTAGAAGGCAATCAATTTTACAACGGTAAGATCTTACCGGTATCCGCCTCGACCCCTTAA
- a CDS encoding SprT-like domain-containing protein has protein sequence MDQVLQKYIPERAVTPAFELIKEFGVYLKIVNERVTRHGDYRKMPDGRHQITVNANLNPYRFLITLIHEIAHLVAFEKYGRRIKPHGPEWKVTFQHLMLPFLRPEVFPMQLLPLLANHFKNLKASSETDARLSLALKQFDPQNDKNYIFELPEGSTFRIYNGKVFKKGKRKVKRYECMEVATKRIYLFQPNAEVEWLGSQQ, from the coding sequence ATGGATCAGGTGCTTCAGAAATACATCCCGGAACGTGCAGTAACTCCGGCTTTTGAACTCATTAAAGAATTTGGAGTATACCTCAAGATCGTCAATGAGCGGGTCACACGCCATGGGGATTATCGAAAAATGCCTGACGGTCGCCACCAAATCACTGTAAACGCCAACCTGAATCCTTATCGATTTTTGATCACCCTCATTCATGAAATTGCCCATCTGGTCGCTTTTGAGAAGTACGGGCGTCGCATCAAACCGCACGGTCCGGAATGGAAGGTAACTTTTCAGCACCTGATGCTTCCATTTCTGCGACCAGAGGTCTTTCCCATGCAACTCCTGCCGCTCCTGGCCAACCATTTTAAAAACCTTAAAGCCAGCAGTGAAACTGATGCAAGGCTTTCTCTGGCCTTAAAACAATTTGATCCGCAGAATGACAAAAACTATATCTTTGAGCTCCCCGAAGGCAGTACGTTCAGGATTTATAACGGAAAGGTATTTAAGAAAGGGAAGCGCAAAGTGAAGCGTTATGAATGTATGGAAGTGGCCACCAAGAGGATCTATCTTTTTCAGCCCAACGCCGAGGTGGAGTGGCTGGGATCTCAACAATAG